The following proteins come from a genomic window of Flavobacterium eburneipallidum:
- a CDS encoding PstS family phosphate ABC transporter substrate-binding protein, with amino-acid sequence MRKIYKCIVLFLICSLFLMCNLKGDKETTKESILKGTVSILVDETLMPIIEEQVLVFESTYDAKIKLIPKSEKEVVVSLFKDQSGIAILSRDLTPKEYKIFEQKKITPKITKFATDAIAFISNKSDNDTLVDLKEVTDFIQGKQNSKIKGLVFDNPNSSTVRYMNSLAGVQSIPEKGVYSFKTNDEVIKFVSENKGMIGIVGLNWLTEPMPAMKKYIEKVNVVSVKSLKGKEFFAPTQNNIAEGKYPLARDLYIINGQGYSGLGMGFASFVAGDIGQRIILKSGLLPIRVPGRKINVVK; translated from the coding sequence ATGCGTAAAATATATAAATGTATAGTTTTGTTTTTGATATGTTCTTTGTTTTTGATGTGCAATCTCAAAGGGGATAAAGAAACGACCAAAGAGTCTATTTTGAAGGGAACAGTATCAATTTTAGTTGACGAAACCTTGATGCCAATAATTGAAGAGCAAGTCTTGGTTTTTGAAAGTACTTATGATGCTAAAATTAAATTGATTCCTAAATCAGAGAAAGAAGTAGTTGTATCCTTATTTAAGGATCAATCAGGTATCGCAATTTTGAGTAGGGATTTAACTCCTAAAGAGTATAAAATTTTTGAACAAAAGAAAATAACTCCTAAAATAACCAAATTTGCAACAGATGCTATTGCTTTTATTTCTAACAAAAGTGATAATGACACTTTAGTAGATTTAAAAGAAGTTACTGACTTTATACAAGGAAAGCAAAATTCTAAAATAAAAGGATTAGTGTTTGATAATCCCAACTCGAGTACAGTTCGTTATATGAATTCGTTGGCTGGAGTACAATCAATTCCAGAAAAAGGCGTTTATTCATTTAAGACTAATGATGAAGTTATCAAATTTGTATCAGAAAACAAAGGTATGATCGGTATAGTAGGACTCAATTGGTTGACAGAGCCAATGCCTGCAATGAAAAAGTATATCGAGAAAGTAAATGTGGTAAGTGTAAAAAGTCTTAAAGGAAAAGAGTTTTTTGCGCCAACTCAAAATAATATTGCCGAAGGTAAATATCCTTTGGCACGTGATTTGTACATAATCAATGGTCAAGGATATTCGGGTTTAGGGATGGGTTTTGCCTCCTTCGTTGCTGGAGATATAGGGCAGAGAATCATTCTAAAGTCAGGATTATTACCTATTAGAGTTCCTGGTCGAAAAATTAATGTAGTAAAATAA
- a CDS encoding 7-carboxy-7-deazaguanine synthase QueE, which produces MLSKEIQLEVNKGTMLPLMEEFYTIQGEGFHTGTAAYFIRIGGCDVGCHWCDVKESWNAELHPPTSIDLIVANASKYADTVVITGGEPLTWDMTLLTQMLKDKNLKVHIETSGAYPLSGTWDWICLSPKKNKLPTQTVYDKAHELKVIIHNKHDFIFAEEQAEKVNKGAILFLQPEWSKKEEMTPLIVDYVMNNPKWRVSLQTHKYLNIP; this is translated from the coding sequence ATGCTATCAAAAGAAATTCAATTAGAAGTTAACAAAGGCACAATGCTTCCCTTGATGGAAGAATTTTACACCATCCAAGGCGAAGGATTTCATACCGGAACGGCGGCTTATTTTATACGAATTGGCGGTTGCGACGTGGGTTGCCATTGGTGCGATGTCAAGGAAAGTTGGAATGCCGAATTGCATCCGCCAACCAGTATCGACTTGATTGTGGCCAATGCCAGCAAATATGCAGACACCGTTGTAATCACTGGTGGGGAACCCCTGACTTGGGATATGACCTTGTTGACCCAGATGTTAAAAGATAAAAATCTTAAAGTGCATATCGAAACTTCCGGAGCCTATCCGCTTTCGGGAACTTGGGACTGGATTTGTCTTTCGCCAAAGAAAAACAAATTGCCGACACAAACCGTTTATGACAAAGCCCACGAACTAAAAGTGATTATTCACAACAAACACGATTTTATTTTTGCCGAAGAACAAGCCGAAAAAGTAAACAAAGGTGCTATCTTGTTCCTTCAGCCCGAATGGAGTAAAAAAGAAGAAATGACACCGCTTATTGTCGATTACGTAATGAATAATCCAAAATGGCGAGTATCTTTACAAACACATAAATACTTGAATATTCCTTAA
- a CDS encoding energy transducer TonB: MKNVFFLLVLFFVIQIVSAQTSERFVNDNSYSPSSVDVKPKFPGGIEKFYQFIRENYKISNSKELLARKIFVNFVIEKDGKLTNIKVLRDLGFDTGKEAVRVLLLSPKWIPAELNGKKVRCSYTLPIEIKS, encoded by the coding sequence ATGAAGAACGTGTTTTTTTTATTGGTTTTGTTTTTTGTAATTCAAATCGTTTCGGCTCAAACTAGCGAAAGATTTGTCAATGATAATTCTTATAGCCCTTCCAGTGTTGATGTTAAACCCAAATTTCCTGGAGGAATTGAAAAGTTTTACCAATTTATTCGGGAAAATTATAAAATATCGAATTCAAAAGAGCTTCTAGCGCGTAAAATTTTCGTGAATTTTGTAATTGAAAAGGATGGAAAACTCACTAATATTAAAGTATTACGAGATCTGGGATTTGATACAGGAAAAGAAGCCGTTCGTGTGTTATTACTATCTCCAAAGTGGATACCTGCGGAACTAAACGGTAAAAAAGTAAGATGTTCTTATACATTGCCAATTGAAATAAAATCCTGA
- a CDS encoding class I SAM-dependent methyltransferase, which produces MKDLFGKAILDFQTNNSPEDLITETSISEADEMRVAYLFRTYAEMPKLEQKALQLAKGKILDVGCGAGSHSLTLQNDRNLEVTSIDISTNAIQACGLRGLKNAKVQDIMILENEKFDTILLLMNGTGIFGTLKETPNFLQKLKSLLNPNGQILIDSSDIIYMFDQDEDGAYEIPANGYYGELTFTVSYKNEIEDSFPWLYLDYNTLQNAAFANGLQCELILEGEHFDYLARLFI; this is translated from the coding sequence ATGAAAGACCTTTTCGGAAAAGCCATACTCGATTTTCAAACCAATAATTCTCCCGAGGATTTAATTACCGAAACTTCCATTTCCGAAGCCGATGAAATGAGAGTTGCTTATCTTTTTCGAACTTATGCCGAAATGCCGAAATTGGAACAAAAAGCGCTTCAACTGGCCAAAGGAAAGATTTTGGATGTAGGTTGTGGAGCCGGAAGTCATAGCCTGACTTTACAAAACGACCGCAATCTTGAAGTAACTTCGATAGACATTTCGACAAATGCCATTCAAGCTTGTGGACTTCGTGGTTTGAAAAACGCCAAAGTGCAAGATATAATGATATTGGAAAATGAAAAATTCGACACCATTTTATTGTTGATGAACGGCACGGGTATTTTTGGAACATTGAAAGAAACTCCAAACTTTTTACAAAAACTAAAAAGTTTATTAAACCCAAACGGACAGATTCTTATTGATTCCTCGGACATCATTTATATGTTTGACCAAGATGAAGACGGCGCATACGAAATTCCTGCCAATGGTTATTACGGCGAATTAACCTTTACAGTTTCTTATAAAAACGAAATCGAAGACAGTTTCCCTTGGCTTTATCTTGATTACAACACTTTGCAAAATGCGGCTTTCGCCAATGGATTGCAATGCGAATTGATTTTGGAAGGGGAACATTTTGATTATTTGGCGAGACTTTTTATTTAG
- a CDS encoding ExbD/TolR family protein — protein sequence MAELNTGDGGGKDKKVRSKKSNSKVDLTAMVDLAFLLITFFMLTTSLSKPQSMNLGLPDKEDKDKPDENIKVDENRTVTIIMGENGKLVRYVGLLATPKAAPKDFVYGKEGIRKELISRKKSILQYTGDPKKGMIVIIKPGKKSTYRNLIDVLDEMAIVDVPTYAIVNDFSPEEKKLINEK from the coding sequence ATGGCTGAATTAAATACAGGCGACGGTGGCGGAAAAGATAAAAAGGTAAGGAGTAAAAAATCCAATTCAAAGGTAGATTTAACTGCTATGGTGGATTTGGCTTTCCTATTGATTACTTTCTTCATGCTTACAACTAGTTTGTCTAAACCGCAATCCATGAATTTGGGTTTGCCAGATAAAGAAGATAAGGACAAACCAGATGAAAATATTAAAGTAGATGAAAACCGTACCGTTACCATTATTATGGGCGAAAACGGTAAATTAGTAAGATATGTAGGTTTGTTGGCAACGCCTAAAGCAGCACCTAAAGATTTTGTTTACGGTAAAGAAGGAATTCGTAAAGAATTGATTTCAAGAAAAAAATCTATCTTGCAATATACTGGAGATCCTAAAAAAGGAATGATTGTAATTATCAAACCTGGAAAAAAATCAACTTATCGCAATTTGATTGATGTACTTGATGAAATGGCTATAGTTGATGTTCCAACTTATGCTATTGTAAATGATTTTTCACCCGAAGAAAAAAAGTTGATTAATGAAAAGTAA
- a CDS encoding tetratricopeptide repeat protein, which translates to MKNNKINTESMNKFKLFSVAFLATVSFSNAQDIAQAKKAIDAEQFESAKSMLKSIIKANPSNGRANFILGNVYLIQSVNDSAKISFEKGLTGSDGAKLNYIGLGSIDLDNGNETAAEANFLLGTKDAKKKDLEPLIALGRAYTNSEKPNYKKAIDVLVKAREINPNDAEVQLALGDAYNGDKNQNDAYLAYRNAFQFDPTLIRAKMQLGVLLKGAKSFDEAIKAYNEVIVINPNYGPVYRELAETYYKWGKNKPSKSAEYYQTAIGHYEKYLSLTDKSIHSRMRHADFLILVKDYKALEIEANKMIEMDKVNPRIFRYLGYSAYENGNVDVAIKSLESFMSSPTNKVIAKDYLYLGMAKFKKGLAADGLSIDPVVFESGLADIKKAVEGEPMIVEDLNDLGRTMFGKKLYKEAASIFEIGTTSPDFKNYLEDNIYYGLSIYYGSGKKPDGAPLDIASLQKADLAFERVSVASPTYLDAYIYRGRTNSLMGNDPMTIKYYEEYVAKVTEKGPEELAKPAVVKKVVESYNSIAASYANTDKAKAIEYFNKTLALDATNSYATESLKLLK; encoded by the coding sequence ATGAAAAATAATAAAATTAATACAGAATCGATGAACAAGTTTAAACTATTTAGTGTTGCTTTTTTAGCAACCGTTTCGTTTAGTAATGCACAAGATATAGCACAAGCCAAAAAAGCAATTGATGCAGAACAATTTGAGAGTGCAAAATCAATGTTGAAATCTATTATCAAAGCTAATCCTTCCAATGGAAGAGCTAATTTTATTTTAGGTAATGTTTATTTAATTCAATCTGTTAATGATTCCGCTAAAATTTCTTTTGAAAAAGGATTAACAGGTTCGGATGGTGCTAAATTAAATTACATTGGTTTAGGTTCAATTGATTTGGATAATGGTAATGAAACAGCAGCTGAAGCTAATTTTTTATTGGGAACAAAAGATGCTAAAAAGAAAGATCTTGAGCCATTAATCGCTTTAGGAAGAGCTTACACCAATTCTGAAAAACCAAATTATAAGAAAGCAATAGATGTTTTGGTAAAAGCTAGAGAAATTAATCCAAATGATGCCGAAGTACAATTGGCATTAGGAGACGCTTATAATGGGGACAAAAATCAAAACGATGCTTATCTTGCCTACAGAAATGCGTTCCAATTTGATCCAACTTTGATTAGAGCAAAAATGCAACTTGGTGTTTTGTTAAAAGGAGCTAAATCTTTTGACGAAGCAATTAAAGCCTATAATGAAGTTATTGTTATCAATCCAAATTACGGACCAGTTTATAGAGAGTTAGCTGAAACTTATTACAAATGGGGAAAAAACAAACCGTCTAAATCAGCTGAATATTATCAAACAGCTATTGGACATTATGAAAAATACTTGAGTTTAACAGATAAGTCTATCCACTCAAGAATGCGTCACGCTGACTTTCTTATATTAGTAAAAGATTATAAAGCACTTGAAATTGAAGCTAACAAAATGATCGAAATGGATAAAGTAAATCCTAGAATTTTCCGTTATTTAGGTTATTCAGCTTATGAAAATGGGAATGTAGATGTAGCTATTAAATCTTTAGAAAGCTTTATGAGTAGCCCAACAAACAAGGTGATTGCAAAAGATTATTTGTATTTGGGAATGGCAAAATTCAAAAAAGGATTAGCTGCTGACGGATTATCTATCGATCCTGTTGTATTTGAATCAGGTTTAGCAGATATTAAAAAAGCAGTTGAAGGTGAGCCAATGATAGTAGAGGACTTAAATGATCTTGGAAGAACTATGTTCGGTAAAAAATTGTATAAAGAAGCAGCTTCAATTTTCGAAATTGGAACGACAAGTCCTGATTTTAAAAATTATTTAGAGGACAACATTTACTACGGTTTATCAATCTATTACGGAAGTGGAAAAAAACCAGATGGAGCTCCTTTAGATATTGCTTCTTTGCAAAAAGCGGATCTTGCTTTTGAGAGAGTATCTGTAGCTTCTCCAACTTATTTGGATGCCTATATTTACAGAGGAAGAACAAATAGTTTGATGGGGAACGATCCAATGACTATCAAATACTATGAAGAATACGTAGCAAAAGTAACTGAAAAAGGACCTGAAGAACTAGCAAAACCAGCTGTTGTAAAAAAAGTAGTTGAATCTTATAATTCTATAGCAGCCAGTTATGCTAATACAGATAAAGCTAAAGCTATTGAATATTTTAATAAAACACTAGCATTAGACGCAACTAATAGTTATGCAACAGAATCATTAAAGTTGTTGAAATAA
- a CDS encoding energy transducer TonB, with protein MKHFFFLVIAFFSFQFVDAQELLMETELVSSPDVTNPKFNGGEFNKFYEFINQNFNYSTVTKEGDIVVAFTVNELGEVKKIKVLKFPNIEAATEIIRVLNKSPKWEPAKRAGRPFSVEIKLPVNFQMKLINH; from the coding sequence ATGAAGCACTTCTTTTTTCTGGTAATTGCTTTTTTTTCTTTCCAATTTGTTGATGCGCAAGAATTATTGATGGAAACTGAACTCGTTTCAAGTCCAGACGTTACCAATCCAAAATTCAATGGAGGAGAATTTAATAAATTTTACGAGTTTATAAATCAAAACTTTAATTATTCTACTGTAACGAAAGAAGGAGATATTGTTGTTGCCTTTACTGTCAATGAATTGGGTGAAGTAAAAAAAATTAAAGTTTTGAAGTTTCCCAACATCGAAGCAGCTACTGAAATCATAAGAGTCTTAAATAAATCTCCAAAATGGGAACCAGCAAAACGAGCGGGAAGACCTTTTAGTGTAGAAATTAAATTGCCGGTGAATTTCCAAATGAAATTAATAAATCATTAA
- a CDS encoding YkgJ family cysteine cluster protein — MLNQLKQLNKLAKDKHIENKKYFDKLKKKQPKNLDYIMQELHDAEFKKTNCLQCANCCKTTGPLFTSADIERISKHLRQKPQQFIDQYLRIDEDKDYVLQSVPCTFLDSDNTCFIYEVRPKACREFPHTDRKKFQQISDLTLKNVAICPAAFNIVEEMKKKMPL, encoded by the coding sequence ATGTTAAACCAACTCAAACAATTAAACAAACTTGCCAAAGATAAGCATATCGAAAACAAAAAGTATTTCGACAAGCTGAAAAAAAAGCAGCCCAAGAATTTGGATTACATAATGCAGGAGTTGCACGATGCCGAATTCAAGAAAACCAATTGTTTGCAATGTGCCAATTGTTGCAAAACCACGGGACCTTTGTTTACTTCAGCCGATATTGAACGAATTTCGAAACACCTGCGTCAAAAACCACAGCAATTTATAGACCAATATTTGCGCATAGACGAAGATAAAGATTATGTACTGCAAAGTGTGCCTTGTACTTTTTTGGACAGTGACAATACCTGTTTTATTTACGAAGTTCGTCCAAAAGCCTGCCGTGAATTTCCACATACCGACAGAAAGAAGTTTCAACAAATATCTGATTTGACCTTAAAAAACGTGGCAATTTGTCCAGCGGCCTTCAATATTGTGGAAGAAATGAAAAAGAAAATGCCATTGTAA
- a CDS encoding energy transducer TonB, protein MLPDISNDEEVLDEVIKTVKLPPKKQEEIKENLPPPPPPAPKVDQVKFIKPVVAKAEEVVEEIAEVKDLKDKVISRVDLKGNPDAELTIEAPGTSMDAVTEEVDNTVYNSAGIEVKPEYPGGIDKFYKFVSENYRMPDDAPSGKVYVTFVVEKDGSLTDIKVLRDIGYGTGKEAIRVLKSAKKWSPGEQNGKKVRCTYSIPFSLISQE, encoded by the coding sequence ATGCTTCCAGATATTAGTAATGATGAAGAAGTTCTTGATGAAGTGATCAAGACTGTAAAATTACCTCCAAAAAAACAAGAGGAAATTAAAGAAAATCTTCCACCACCTCCACCACCAGCTCCTAAAGTAGATCAGGTAAAGTTTATCAAGCCTGTTGTAGCTAAAGCAGAAGAGGTTGTAGAGGAAATTGCTGAAGTAAAAGACTTGAAAGATAAAGTTATCAGTAGAGTAGATTTAAAAGGTAATCCAGATGCTGAATTAACTATTGAAGCTCCAGGTACAAGTATGGACGCTGTTACTGAAGAAGTAGATAATACGGTTTATAATTCAGCTGGTATTGAAGTAAAACCAGAATACCCAGGTGGTATTGATAAGTTTTATAAATTTGTATCAGAAAATTATAGAATGCCTGATGATGCTCCTAGTGGTAAAGTATATGTTACTTTTGTAGTTGAGAAAGACGGTTCATTGACAGATATCAAAGTGTTAAGAGATATTGGTTACGGTACAGGAAAAGAAGCTATTAGAGTTTTGAAATCTGCAAAAAAGTGGAGTCCTGGTGAGCAAAATGGTAAAAAAGTAAGATGTACTTACAGCATACCTTTTAGTCTCATATCACAAGAATAA
- a CDS encoding ExbD/TolR family protein, which translates to MAVKMSKKAASIDMTAMCDVAFLLLTFFILTATAKIPEALPVDTPASTVQTKLPETDLMTLTIGGKGKVFFDLKGREVRKRTLELMGQKYGVAFTEDDKEKFALMEGFGVPVQNLKQILAMKASERTKANQPGIPKDSLDNQLSEWIQNSRAANMELNEKDLEIAIKGDANEEYPSIRRVMDILQDKKLNTFSLVTGLRGKEF; encoded by the coding sequence ATGGCTGTAAAAATGTCCAAAAAAGCAGCGTCTATTGATATGACGGCTATGTGTGATGTGGCTTTTCTTTTGCTTACTTTTTTTATTTTGACCGCTACGGCTAAAATACCAGAAGCATTGCCTGTAGATACACCAGCATCGACTGTTCAGACTAAATTGCCTGAAACTGACTTGATGACACTAACTATTGGTGGTAAAGGAAAGGTGTTTTTTGATCTAAAAGGGAGAGAAGTTCGTAAAAGAACTTTAGAGTTGATGGGTCAAAAATATGGTGTAGCATTCACTGAAGATGATAAAGAAAAATTTGCGTTGATGGAAGGTTTTGGAGTTCCAGTTCAAAATCTAAAACAAATTCTTGCAATGAAAGCTTCTGAAAGAACTAAAGCGAATCAACCAGGCATTCCTAAAGATTCACTTGATAATCAATTGTCAGAATGGATACAAAATTCTCGTGCAGCAAATATGGAGCTGAACGAAAAGGATTTAGAAATAGCTATCAAAGGAGATGCTAATGAAGAATATCCTTCTATTCGTAGAGTAATGGATATTTTGCAAGACAAAAAACTCAATACTTTCAGTTTAGTTACTGGTTTGAGAGGAAAAGAATTTTAA
- a CDS encoding MotA/TolQ/ExbB proton channel family protein, with translation MANVKKESGSGLGGVISGIIIVGCILVGVLIWQFIMGDGANFEGGVNTGHPLPGNYLAMVYKGGQIVPVLLGCFLMVIVFSFERFAVISKAAGKGNLDAFMKNVQSSITKGDIDTAIAACDKQQGSVANAIRSALVKYQDVKKEGLDSEAAAETIHKEIEEATSLEMPMLEKHMTILSTLVSLGTLAGLLGTVTGMIKAFGALASSGTPDQAALANGISEALINTATGIATSALAIIAYNFFTSKIDTLTYSIDEAGNTIVNTYRKFRGTQK, from the coding sequence ATGGCAAACGTTAAAAAAGAAAGTGGTTCAGGATTAGGCGGAGTAATCTCAGGAATTATTATTGTTGGATGTATTTTAGTTGGAGTATTGATTTGGCAATTTATAATGGGTGATGGAGCAAATTTTGAAGGAGGAGTGAATACGGGTCATCCACTACCAGGTAATTATTTAGCAATGGTTTATAAAGGAGGGCAAATTGTACCTGTATTGTTAGGTTGTTTTTTAATGGTAATTGTTTTCTCTTTCGAGCGTTTTGCTGTGATTTCTAAAGCAGCCGGTAAAGGTAATCTTGATGCTTTTATGAAAAATGTTCAATCAAGCATCACTAAAGGAGATATTGACACTGCAATTGCTGCTTGTGATAAACAACAAGGTTCTGTTGCAAACGCAATTAGATCAGCGTTAGTGAAATACCAAGATGTTAAAAAAGAAGGATTAGATAGCGAAGCTGCTGCAGAAACAATTCACAAAGAAATTGAAGAGGCTACTTCTCTTGAAATGCCAATGTTAGAAAAACACATGACTATTCTTTCTACATTAGTATCTTTAGGAACTCTTGCAGGTTTGTTAGGAACAGTAACAGGGATGATTAAAGCGTTTGGTGCATTAGCATCTTCTGGAACTCCAGATCAAGCTGCTCTTGCAAATGGTATCTCTGAAGCACTTATTAATACTGCTACAGGTATTGCTACATCTGCTTTGGCAATTATAGCTTACAATTTCTTTACTTCTAAAATTGATACTTTGACTTATTCTATTGATGAGGCAGGTAATACTATTGTAAACACTTACAGAAAATTTAGAGGGACTCAAAAATAA
- a CDS encoding aminotransferase class V-fold PLP-dependent enzyme, whose product MKSQFLLDPNITFLNHGSFGACPKPIFEEYQRLQLELENEPVYFILKKQAEYLKIAKERLAKYIGCNANDFFFTPNPTFAVNTIMRSLDLKEGDEILSTNHEYGAMDRTWNFYCKKSGAKYIRQNISLPVVSKAQILEEFWSGYTSKTKIIFLNQISSATALIFPVKEICDKARELGLIIIIDGAHVIGQMDLNITDLNPDFYTGTLHKWMLAPKGSSFLYVKKDFQEMLDPLVVGWGYESATPGESQFLDYQEFQGTREISAFLCTPKVIDFLEENDWKTKAKECRTIVRNNYQRFCDLLNTKPICPITEEFLVQMASIPVKTSNPVALKELLFNKYKIEIPVMPLNGNYFIRYSINAYNSQEDLDILYKALQDIIATTNLIEV is encoded by the coding sequence ATGAAATCCCAATTCCTTCTCGATCCCAATATCACATTCCTGAATCACGGTTCTTTTGGCGCTTGTCCGAAACCCATTTTTGAAGAATACCAACGATTACAATTGGAACTCGAAAACGAACCCGTTTATTTCATTCTAAAAAAACAGGCCGAATATTTGAAAATTGCCAAAGAAAGATTGGCTAAATACATAGGCTGTAATGCCAATGATTTCTTTTTTACACCCAATCCCACTTTTGCAGTCAACACAATTATGCGAAGTTTGGATTTGAAAGAAGGTGATGAAATTCTCTCGACCAATCACGAATATGGTGCAATGGACAGGACCTGGAATTTCTATTGCAAAAAATCGGGAGCCAAATACATTCGTCAAAACATTTCACTTCCTGTAGTTTCCAAAGCACAAATTTTGGAAGAATTCTGGAGTGGCTACACTTCAAAAACCAAAATTATTTTCCTGAACCAAATTTCAAGTGCCACGGCATTGATTTTTCCCGTAAAGGAAATTTGCGACAAAGCCCGTGAATTGGGATTGATTATTATTATTGACGGTGCTCACGTTATTGGTCAAATGGATTTGAATATTACCGATTTGAATCCAGATTTTTATACCGGAACACTTCATAAATGGATGCTGGCTCCAAAAGGAAGTTCTTTTTTGTATGTAAAGAAAGATTTTCAGGAAATGCTAGATCCGCTTGTAGTGGGTTGGGGTTACGAAAGTGCTACACCAGGAGAAAGTCAGTTTTTAGATTATCAGGAATTTCAGGGTACAAGAGAAATTTCGGCATTCTTGTGCACGCCAAAAGTGATTGACTTTCTCGAAGAAAACGATTGGAAAACCAAAGCAAAGGAATGTAGAACTATCGTTCGAAACAATTACCAACGTTTTTGCGATTTGTTGAACACGAAACCTATTTGCCCAATCACGGAAGAATTTTTGGTGCAAATGGCGAGTATTCCTGTAAAGACTTCAAATCCTGTGGCATTAAAAGAATTGCTTTTTAATAAATACAAAATCGAAATTCCTGTGATGCCCTTGAACGGGAATTATTTTATACGTTATTCAATAAATGCCTATAATTCGCAGGAAGATTTAGATATTTTGTACAAAGCCTTGCAAGATATAATTGCAACAACTAATTTAATAGAAGTTTAG